One window of the Desmospora activa DSM 45169 genome contains the following:
- the rplJ gene encoding 50S ribosomal protein L10 yields MSTQAIEQKKQIVATIAEKLQNSKATVLTDYRGLTVAEMNELRKRLREAGVEYQVLKNTMTRRATAETNYTELDEHLVGPIAIAFSADDVVAPAKVLHQFAKDHKNLELKAGIVEGSVVGADDLKELADLPSREGLLSMLLSVLQAPMRNFALAVKAVSEKEEGGEGTQA; encoded by the coding sequence GTGTCCACTCAAGCGATTGAACAAAAGAAGCAAATCGTGGCTACGATTGCGGAAAAACTGCAAAACAGCAAAGCGACGGTGCTGACTGACTATCGCGGATTAACCGTTGCTGAGATGAATGAGCTGCGCAAACGGCTGCGCGAAGCTGGTGTGGAGTATCAGGTGTTGAAAAACACCATGACCCGCCGCGCTACTGCCGAAACCAACTACACGGAACTGGATGAGCATCTGGTGGGACCGATCGCCATTGCATTCTCTGCTGATGATGTAGTGGCTCCGGCCAAAGTGCTGCACCAGTTTGCCAAAGATCATAAAAACCTGGAGTTGAAGGCGGGGATTGTGGAAGGCAGCGTCGTCGGTGCTGATGATCTAAAGGAATTGGCCGATCTGCCGTCCCGGGAAGGGCTCTTGTCGATGTTGCTCAGTGTGTTGCAAGCGCCGATGCGCAACTTCGCCTTGGCAGTCAAAGCCGTTTCCGAAAAAGAAGAAGGCGGAGAAGGCACCCAAGCTTAA
- the secE gene encoding preprotein translocase subunit SecE, giving the protein MGFLGRLGRGIKRSFTGMINFFRGVGTELKKVSWPTRQELFKYTLVVLVTVTLVTIFITLLDLGIGSLVEMITAA; this is encoded by the coding sequence ATGGGTTTTCTCGGCCGACTGGGCAGAGGCATCAAGAGAAGCTTCACCGGTATGATCAACTTTTTTCGTGGTGTTGGAACGGAGTTAAAAAAGGTGAGCTGGCCCACTCGCCAAGAGCTGTTCAAATATACCCTGGTTGTTCTGGTGACCGTTACCCTGGTGACGATCTTTATCACGTTGCTCGACTTGGGCATTGGGAGCTTAGTGGAAATGATCACCGCTGCTTGA
- a CDS encoding class I SAM-dependent methyltransferase, whose translation MTDHYYSSQPTGESDQRELTARLRGHAFYFRSDAGVFSKKGVDFGTRLLIETVDLPETGTILDLGCGYGPVGIACAVFAPKCQVTMVDVNRRGLILAEINAKRNGVEDRVDIQVSDGLADLGEKRFDAILTNPPIRAGKDTVYRLFEEAAHHLNPEGKLWVVIRKQQGANSAKEKLESLFAEVDLVLKKKGYWILCGKKSEI comes from the coding sequence ATGACTGATCATTATTACAGCTCGCAGCCGACGGGAGAGAGCGATCAGCGAGAATTGACCGCCCGTTTGCGGGGACATGCCTTCTATTTTCGTTCCGATGCCGGTGTTTTCTCCAAAAAGGGGGTCGACTTCGGTACACGTCTGTTGATCGAAACGGTAGATCTTCCTGAAACCGGCACGATCTTGGATTTGGGGTGCGGCTACGGTCCTGTCGGAATCGCTTGTGCTGTATTTGCTCCAAAATGTCAGGTGACGATGGTGGATGTAAATCGCCGGGGTCTGATTCTAGCTGAAATCAACGCCAAGAGAAACGGCGTAGAAGACCGGGTAGACATCCAAGTTAGCGATGGATTGGCCGATCTGGGAGAGAAGCGCTTTGATGCCATCTTAACCAATCCGCCGATACGCGCAGGCAAGGATACGGTATATCGGCTGTTTGAAGAAGCGGCTCACCATCTGAATCCTGAGGGCAAATTGTGGGTTGTGATTCGCAAACAACAAGGGGCTAATTCGGCGAAAGAAAAGTTGGAATCTCTTTTTGCGGAAGTGGATCTGGTCTTGAAAAAGAAAGGGTACTGGATTTTGTGCGGAAAAAAGAGTGAAATTTAG
- the rplA gene encoding 50S ribosomal protein L1, with translation MAKHGKKYQESLKKIDREQAYEVEEALRLVKEVAPAKFDETVEAAFRLGIDTKRADQQVRGAVVLPHGTGKTKRVLVFAKGEKAKEAEQAGADFVGEEDLVNKVTQGWLDFDVVIATPDMMGQVGKLGRILGPRGLMPNPKTGTVTFEVAKAIGEVKAGKIEYRADRAGNVHAPIGKVSFDDDKLAENFQVLIETLVKAKPAASKGQYLKNASVSSTMGPGITVNTSRFV, from the coding sequence GTGGCTAAACATGGCAAGAAGTATCAGGAATCGCTGAAGAAGATCGACCGGGAACAAGCCTACGAAGTGGAAGAAGCGTTGCGCTTGGTGAAAGAAGTGGCCCCGGCCAAGTTTGACGAGACCGTAGAGGCGGCGTTCCGTCTGGGTATCGACACCAAACGGGCGGACCAACAGGTGCGCGGAGCGGTCGTATTGCCCCACGGAACCGGTAAGACCAAACGGGTTCTCGTTTTCGCCAAAGGTGAAAAAGCGAAGGAAGCCGAACAGGCTGGAGCCGATTTTGTGGGCGAGGAAGATCTCGTCAACAAGGTAACCCAGGGCTGGCTCGACTTTGACGTCGTCATCGCCACTCCGGATATGATGGGCCAAGTCGGGAAATTGGGACGGATTTTGGGCCCCCGCGGTCTGATGCCAAACCCGAAGACCGGCACTGTTACCTTTGAGGTAGCCAAAGCCATCGGCGAAGTAAAGGCGGGTAAGATCGAGTATCGTGCGGATCGGGCGGGCAATGTGCACGCTCCCATCGGTAAGGTCTCCTTCGACGATGACAAACTGGCCGAAAACTTCCAAGTGCTGATTGAAACGCTGGTAAAAGCAAAGCCAGCCGCTTCCAAAGGTCAATATTTGAAAAACGCTTCTGTCTCATCCACGATGGGGCCAGGGATCACGGTTAACACCAGCCGTTTTGTTTGA
- the nusG gene encoding transcription termination/antitermination protein NusG, which yields MEKNWYVVHTYSGYENKVKTNLEKRVHSMDMQDKIFRVLVPTEEEIENKDGKRKTVQRKVFPGYVLVEMVMTDDSWYVVRNTPGVTGFVGSTGSGSKPTPLMPDEAQTILNQMGMEEARPKVDFTVTESVKVKEGPFADFVGTIEEVDVNRQKLKVLVNMFGRETPVELDFFQVEKV from the coding sequence ATGGAGAAGAATTGGTATGTGGTCCACACGTATTCCGGCTACGAGAACAAAGTGAAGACAAACCTGGAAAAGCGTGTACATTCGATGGATATGCAAGATAAAATCTTCCGTGTGCTCGTTCCAACGGAAGAGGAAATCGAAAACAAAGACGGCAAGAGGAAGACCGTCCAGCGCAAGGTTTTTCCGGGATACGTTCTGGTCGAGATGGTGATGACCGACGACTCGTGGTACGTGGTGCGCAATACCCCGGGAGTAACCGGATTTGTAGGTTCCACGGGGTCAGGATCGAAACCGACCCCTCTTATGCCGGATGAAGCACAAACAATCCTCAATCAGATGGGGATGGAGGAAGCCCGGCCAAAAGTGGACTTTACCGTTACTGAGAGCGTCAAGGTGAAAGAGGGTCCCTTTGCCGATTTTGTCGGTACCATCGAGGAAGTGGACGTCAATCGCCAGAAGCTAAAGGTGCTTGTAAATATGTTCGGTCGGGAAACCCCAGTGGAGCTCGACTTTTTCCAAGTGGAAAAAGTTTGA
- the rpmG gene encoding 50S ribosomal protein L33 produces MRVLVTLACTECKERNYSTTKNKRKHPDRMEFRKFCPRCNGHRAHRETK; encoded by the coding sequence ATGCGGGTACTGGTGACGTTAGCCTGCACGGAATGCAAGGAACGCAATTATTCAACCACCAAAAACAAACGGAAACATCCGGACCGGATGGAGTTTCGCAAGTTCTGCCCCCGCTGCAACGGGCATCGAGCGCATCGTGAAACCAAGTGA
- the rplL gene encoding 50S ribosomal protein L7/L12 encodes MSKEQIIEAIKGMSVLELNDLVKAIEEEFGVTAAAAVVQGGGGGGAEAAEEQTEFDVVLTNAGSSKINVIKAVRGITGLGLKEAKALVDGAPAPVKEGASKEEAEEIKSKLEEAGATVEVK; translated from the coding sequence ATGAGCAAAGAGCAAATCATTGAAGCCATCAAAGGCATGAGCGTGCTCGAACTGAACGACTTGGTAAAAGCGATTGAGGAAGAATTCGGCGTAACCGCTGCTGCTGCTGTAGTCCAAGGTGGCGGAGGCGGTGGAGCTGAAGCCGCTGAAGAACAAACGGAATTTGACGTAGTTTTGACCAACGCTGGTAGCTCCAAAATCAACGTCATCAAAGCTGTGCGCGGTATCACCGGCTTGGGCTTAAAAGAAGCCAAAGCATTGGTAGACGGCGCTCCCGCTCCGGTAAAAGAAGGGGCTTCCAAAGAAGAAGCCGAAGAAATCAAATCTAAGTTGGAAGAAGCCGGTGCTACGGTGGAAGTGAAGTAA
- the rplK gene encoding 50S ribosomal protein L11, with protein MAKKVSKVVKLQIPAGKANPAPPVGPALGQAGVNIMGFCKDFNARTADQAGMIIPVEITVYEDRSFDFITKTPPAAVLLMKAAGVEKGSGEPNKNKVASVKRDKVREIAELKMPDLNAANVEAAMRMVEGTARSMGITVED; from the coding sequence GTGGCCAAAAAGGTTTCAAAAGTTGTGAAGCTGCAAATTCCCGCCGGAAAAGCCAATCCGGCACCGCCTGTCGGTCCTGCGTTGGGGCAAGCCGGTGTTAACATCATGGGCTTCTGCAAAGATTTTAACGCCCGTACCGCCGATCAGGCTGGAATGATTATCCCGGTGGAGATCACCGTGTATGAAGATCGTTCCTTCGACTTCATCACCAAAACACCGCCGGCTGCGGTGCTGTTGATGAAAGCCGCTGGTGTGGAAAAGGGTTCCGGGGAGCCCAATAAGAATAAAGTAGCTTCCGTCAAGCGGGATAAAGTTCGCGAGATCGCCGAACTAAAAATGCCTGACTTGAACGCTGCCAATGTAGAAGCAGCCATGCGCATGGTGGAAGGAACCGCCCGCAGCATGGGAATCACTGTTGAAGATTGA